One part of the Helicoverpa armigera isolate CAAS_96S chromosome 3, ASM3070526v1, whole genome shotgun sequence genome encodes these proteins:
- the LOC110383849 gene encoding uncharacterized protein LOC110383849 yields the protein MSFEKMEVVNPAEKEASEVLHSLLSVERRSVDSKEAIIVSIPADQNGGGDYGESAQWHTPVMGQHSVFEMGGQNMQQHNYNGHQEQVLWQGHTIQVENGTASLPNIPGTYSIEFEPHVEGEPGDMEVDTKPKVEKKTGNKKKKKTESDSDEEVLDNKLEDNPAQVKERLRRGCDCKDNCYRGLNPEAVYRHRLNIAELTKSEHDMYLMGITMASLANPAETSRHKVRRRLRACYVYQGRKVCLEAFLYLENVTHYQLKRIRQHVMTHGVAPRIHGNVGKKPYNTFTLDIYKHATNFLKEYLKQHASSPKDVQPSGESGKKASKTVIIQGDSRKHLFEAYKEYGEILEPGVKLMGYSTFRAFMKDQFPHVKFATKKQDIPKDMVPFRSGKCMSYDKNKDPIRLQQEKEKADAKKAAMEAKKKEEHEREQQAQQQAQQQQQQQQQVQQQQQQQQQQQQQQQVQQVQVQQHQQMQNQAHVVIHQQQPQQQQQMQQQMLVPQVSQHQQVLTQQGVQQVTQQHCVQPLGVSEEGGQPVEMAQQVIPLAVVQQPQQAYIVTPVSHFQTRVQGTWYRH from the exons ATGTCGTTCGAAAAAATGGAAGTGGTGAACCCTGCTGAGAAAGAGGCGAGCGAGGTGCTGCATTCATTGCTTTCTGTGGAGCGGCGGAGCGTGGACAGCAAGGAGGCGATAATAGTGTCCATACCAGCGGACCAGAACGGCGGCGGCGATTATGGCGAGAGTGCACAGTGGCACACCCCTGTCATGGGCCAGCACTCGGTTTTTGAGATGGGGGGACAGAATATGCAGCAACATAACTACAATGGTCACCAAGAGCAG GTTCTATGGCAGGGACACACAATACAGGTGGAAAATGGTACAGCCAGTTTGCCTAACATACCTGGTACCTACAGTATTGAGTTTGAGCCTCATGTTGAGGGTGAACCAGGAGACATGGAAGTTGACACTAAACCCAAAGTTGAAAAGAAAACGggtaataaaaagaagaaaaaaacagaATCTGATAGCGATGAAGAGGTTCTGGACAATAAACTCGAGGATAATCCTGCACAG GTCAAGGAGAGACTAAGAAGAGGCTGTGATTGTAAAGACAATTGTTACCGGGGGCTTAATCCTGAAGCAGTCTACCGTCACAGACTCAATATTGCTGAGCTGACTAAGAGTGAGCATGATATGTACCTGATGGGCATCACTATGGCGAGCTTGGCGAATCCAGCCGAGACTTCACGCCATAAAGTGAGGAGGAGACTTCGAGCATGTTATGTTTACCAAGGGAGGAAGGTATGCTTGGAGGCTTTCTTATATCTTGAGAATGTTACTCATTATCAGCTGAAGCGGATCAGACAGCACGTAATGACTCACGGTGTTGCACCGCGGATACACGGCAACGTCGGTAAGAAGCCATACAACACATTTACTcttgatatttacaaacatgCAACTAATTTCTTGAAGGAATATTTGAAACAACATGCAAGTTCACCTAAAGATGTTCAACCATCTGGGGAAAGTGGTAAGAAAGCCAGTAAGACTGTCATTATTCAAGGAGATTCACGGAAACATTTATTTGAGGCTTACAAAGAGTATGGAGAGATTCTCGAACCAGGAGTTAAACTCATGGGTTATTCAACTTTCCGTGCATTCATGAAGGACCAGTTCCCTCATGTTAAATTTGCCACAAAGAAGCAAGATATACCCAAAGACATGGTGCCGTTCCGCAGTGGTAAATGTATGTCATATGACAAGAACAAAGATCCCATTAGACTACAACAGGAGAAAGAAAAAGCGGATGCTAAGAAGGCAGCTATGGAGGCTAAGAAGAAAGAAGAACATGAGAGAGAGCAGCAGGCACAACAACAGGCtcagcagcagcaacaacagcaacagcaagtgcagcaacaacagcaacagcagcaacaacaacagcagcagcaacaaGTACAACAAGTACAAGTTCAGCAGCATCAACAGATGCAGAACCAGGCACATGTGGTTATACACCAACAGCAGCCACAACAGCAACAGCAAATGCAACAACAAATGTTGGTGCCTCAAgtaagccaacaccaacaagtGCTCACTCAGCAAGGTGTACAGCAAGTGACTCAGCAGCACTGTGTGCAGCCCCTTGGAGTCTCGGAGGAGGGTGGACAGCCGGTGGAAATGGCACAACAAGTGATACCATTGGCTGTAGTGCAACAACCACAACAAGCTTATATTGTGACACCTGTTTCACACTTCCAAACTCGTGTTCAGGGAACTTGGTACAGGCATTGA